In the genome of Myxococcus stipitatus, one region contains:
- the sugE gene encoding quaternary ammonium compound efflux SMR transporter SugE, translated as MAWILLIVAGLLEVGWAIGLKYTEGFTRLVPSVLTGLAIVTSMVLLGTAAKTLPIGTAYAVWVGIGALGAAVLGVVLFNEAISPLRMLFLGMLLVSIIGLKATSGAGH; from the coding sequence ATGGCGTGGATTCTTCTTATTGTCGCGGGCCTGCTCGAGGTGGGTTGGGCCATCGGTCTCAAGTACACCGAGGGCTTCACCCGCCTGGTGCCCAGCGTCCTCACGGGCCTGGCCATCGTCACCAGCATGGTGCTGCTGGGCACGGCGGCGAAGACGCTGCCCATCGGCACCGCGTATGCGGTCTGGGTCGGCATTGGCGCGCTGGGCGCGGCGGTGCTGGGCGTGGTGCTCTTCAACGAGGCCATCTCGCCCTTGCGCATGCTCTTCCTGGGGATGCTGCTGGTGTCCATCATCGGACTGAAGGCGACCAGCGGCGCGGGCCACTGA
- a CDS encoding outer membrane beta-barrel protein, giving the protein MPRFFAMPWMLTAMLVATPTLAGPLRQAAESTSTEAFVDDEPPIAGHVTFNLGGSFIVPIGKTSDRFDAGWGFLLGAGYHFTDRLAAFVEYQYSDFDLKDRVLQDENVAGDHIMQYGNLNFLLGLLPRGRVGLYLTGGPGLYYRKVEITELAGATLVPVCDPWLLICYTDVVPVSNVIGSRSSTDFGLNGGVGISYRIYGAMRVYLEARYHYIFGPKFNAIEGSQRADGQYLPINLGLRF; this is encoded by the coding sequence ATGCCTCGTTTCTTCGCCATGCCCTGGATGCTGACCGCGATGCTCGTTGCCACGCCCACGCTGGCGGGGCCGCTACGGCAGGCAGCCGAGTCCACCTCCACCGAGGCCTTCGTCGACGACGAGCCGCCCATCGCCGGACACGTCACCTTCAACCTGGGTGGCAGCTTCATCGTCCCCATCGGCAAGACGAGTGATCGCTTCGACGCGGGCTGGGGCTTCCTGCTGGGCGCGGGCTACCACTTCACGGACCGGCTCGCCGCCTTCGTCGAGTACCAGTACAGCGACTTCGACCTGAAGGACCGCGTCCTCCAGGACGAGAACGTCGCCGGTGACCACATCATGCAGTACGGCAATCTCAACTTCCTCCTCGGCCTGCTGCCGAGGGGACGCGTGGGCCTCTACCTCACGGGCGGGCCGGGCCTGTACTACCGCAAGGTGGAGATCACGGAGCTGGCGGGCGCGACGCTCGTGCCTGTCTGCGACCCGTGGTTGCTCATCTGCTACACCGACGTCGTTCCGGTGAGCAACGTCATCGGCTCGCGGAGCTCCACCGACTTCGGCTTGAACGGTGGCGTGGGCATCTCCTACCGCATCTACGGCGCCATGCGCGTCTACCTGGAAGCCCGCTACCACTACATCTTCGGCCCCAAGTTCAACGCCATCGAAGGCTCCCAGCGCGCCGATGGCCAGTACCTGCCCATCAACCTGGGGCTGCGCTTCTAG
- a CDS encoding aspartate:alanine exchanger family transporter — protein MRSQARHAIILAGAAVIGLAVIAFAQGQPPAAVQPEPHGVFGAILNYMHKQPFILMFLVVAAGFALGEVKVKGVGMGSTAATLLLALIVSFWAFHSYKIQYALPEFTSTVFFNLFIFAIGMKVGPQFLGGIHREGKHLILLALLVPLLSSALVYASRFVTTLAPGLLAGILSGANTATPGFGAAQAALASGAAKLSPANAKVAADNLTTSYAFLYCISMVAFTVMMSFLPKLFGRDAVADGKAMEKELSGEDSAPLPGTADAFIRGYMPLDLRVFRVENPALEGRTVADLDHAHPRVAVERVYQDGRVYNPPPDLVLHRGDEVAMLGPVSLLLAGGPHIGPEVDDSKLRNVKFDTVEFIVQNKEVVGKTLGELAQQMGQGIYLNAIFRAGDQLPVSRDRTVHKGDVLRITGSARRVAGLKKVLGPAVKPSLSTDIITLGLGLAAGALLGAITVPIFGIQFSLGSAVGLLIVSIGLSILRTHNPAFGGPFPESARQLLEDLGLNVFIAILGLNAGPGVQHAIEQGLLGPTLIIGSIAAFIPPLIGWVVGQYVFKMNTAVLMGAIAGARCNSAGMRAAQEASKSIVPAIGYPVTFAISNLLLTLICYMFALMG, from the coding sequence ATGAGAAGCCAAGCGCGCCATGCCATCATTCTCGCGGGGGCCGCCGTCATCGGTCTGGCGGTCATCGCCTTCGCCCAGGGTCAGCCTCCCGCCGCCGTGCAGCCGGAGCCGCACGGTGTCTTCGGGGCCATCCTGAACTACATGCACAAGCAGCCCTTCATCCTGATGTTCCTCGTCGTGGCCGCGGGCTTCGCGCTCGGCGAGGTGAAGGTGAAGGGCGTGGGCATGGGCTCCACGGCGGCCACCCTCTTGCTGGCCCTGATCGTCAGCTTCTGGGCCTTCCACTCCTACAAGATTCAGTACGCCCTGCCTGAGTTCACCAGCACGGTGTTCTTCAACCTCTTCATCTTCGCCATCGGCATGAAGGTGGGGCCGCAGTTCCTCGGCGGTATCCACCGGGAGGGCAAGCACCTCATCCTCCTCGCGCTGCTGGTGCCACTGCTGTCGTCCGCCCTGGTGTACGCGTCGCGCTTCGTCACGACGCTGGCGCCGGGGCTCCTCGCGGGCATCCTCTCGGGCGCCAACACGGCCACGCCGGGCTTCGGCGCGGCGCAAGCGGCCCTCGCCAGCGGCGCCGCGAAGCTCAGCCCCGCCAACGCGAAGGTGGCGGCCGACAACCTCACCACGTCCTACGCGTTCCTCTACTGCATCAGCATGGTGGCCTTCACCGTGATGATGTCGTTCCTGCCCAAGCTGTTCGGCCGCGACGCGGTGGCGGACGGCAAGGCGATGGAGAAGGAGCTCTCGGGCGAGGACTCCGCGCCGCTGCCCGGCACCGCCGACGCGTTCATCCGAGGCTACATGCCGCTGGACCTGCGCGTCTTCCGCGTGGAGAACCCGGCGCTGGAGGGCCGCACCGTCGCGGACCTGGACCATGCGCATCCCCGCGTCGCCGTCGAGCGCGTCTACCAGGACGGCCGCGTCTACAACCCGCCGCCGGACCTGGTACTGCACCGCGGAGACGAGGTGGCGATGCTCGGCCCCGTGTCGCTGCTGCTCGCGGGGGGACCGCACATCGGCCCGGAGGTGGATGACTCGAAGCTGCGCAACGTGAAGTTCGACACGGTGGAGTTCATCGTCCAGAACAAGGAGGTCGTCGGCAAGACGCTCGGCGAGCTCGCGCAGCAGATGGGCCAGGGCATCTACCTCAACGCCATCTTCCGCGCCGGTGACCAGCTCCCCGTGAGCCGGGATCGCACGGTCCACAAGGGCGACGTGCTGCGCATCACCGGCAGCGCCCGGCGCGTCGCGGGGCTGAAGAAGGTGCTGGGCCCCGCCGTCAAGCCCAGCCTCTCCACGGACATCATCACCTTGGGGCTCGGGCTCGCCGCGGGCGCGCTCCTGGGCGCCATCACGGTTCCTATCTTCGGCATCCAGTTCAGCCTGGGCTCCGCCGTTGGCCTGCTCATCGTCAGCATCGGCTTGAGCATCTTGCGCACGCACAACCCCGCGTTCGGTGGTCCGTTCCCGGAGTCCGCGCGCCAGCTGCTCGAGGACCTGGGGCTGAATGTCTTCATCGCCATCCTCGGATTGAACGCGGGCCCCGGCGTGCAACACGCCATCGAGCAGGGCCTCTTGGGGCCCACGCTCATCATCGGCTCCATCGCGGCCTTCATCCCGCCCCTCATCGGCTGGGTCGTGGGTCAGTATGTCTTCAAGATGAACACTGCCGTGCTCATGGGCGCCATCGCCGGCGCCCGGTGCAACAGCGCGGGCATGCGCGCCGCGCAAGAGGCGTCGAAGAGCATCGTCCCGGCCATCGGCTATCCCGTGACGTTCGCCATCTCCAACCTGCTGCTCACCCTCATCTGTTACATGTTCGCCCTGATGGGCTGA
- a CDS encoding SulP family inorganic anion transporter, giving the protein MTRSMARGWRSVRRFVPGLRWVRGYSKSWLRPDLLSALTIAAMLVPQGLAYAQIVGVRPVAGLYAGAVGMVAYAVFGPSRHLMVGPEAGAAIIAASALGGVAAGVEPARYASLAALLAMMVGLISLVAGLFRTGALADFLSKPILIGYTNGAALIIIGSQLARMFGLERKEEDFPGQVLEVGRNLGHTHVPTLLLGLGIILALVLLRHFLPKLPGPLILVVVTTVVAQVFQLHHGGVKVVGAVAAAPPSLGLPSVGFADVRALLPAALSLALVNYASSVLAGRIYADKHRYHLDSNQELLGQAAANLANAFTQGFPVTGSDSRTAVNDAMGGKSQLVGAVAAVLVAVFALFLTPLLRNLPLVTLGAIVMVAAVYLMDVRSIVALWRVRRVEAVLAVVTTLGVLVLGILQGILIAVALALGDLIRRAAHPHDAVLGQREDVSGWHDVSRHADTRTLPGLLVYRFDAPMFFANARYLREQLRALVAEAKPTPREVVLDASAVFDLDVTAAEGLEKLRRELSERGIVLVIADANAPLRGMLRRTGLMERLGEENVYLTVEAAVARFEQRGSGGATRAEESPAGREC; this is encoded by the coding sequence ATGACGCGCTCGATGGCGAGGGGCTGGCGGAGCGTGCGGCGGTTCGTTCCGGGGCTGCGCTGGGTCCGGGGTTATTCGAAGTCGTGGCTGCGGCCCGACCTGCTCTCCGCGCTGACCATCGCCGCCATGCTGGTGCCGCAGGGCCTGGCCTACGCGCAGATCGTGGGCGTGCGGCCCGTCGCGGGGCTCTACGCGGGCGCGGTGGGGATGGTGGCCTACGCGGTGTTCGGCCCGTCGCGCCACCTGATGGTGGGCCCCGAGGCGGGCGCGGCCATCATCGCCGCGAGCGCGCTGGGCGGCGTGGCGGCGGGGGTGGAGCCCGCGAGGTATGCGTCGCTCGCGGCGCTGCTCGCGATGATGGTGGGGCTCATCAGCCTGGTGGCGGGCCTGTTCAGGACCGGGGCGCTGGCGGACTTCCTCTCCAAGCCCATCCTCATCGGCTACACCAACGGCGCGGCGCTCATCATCATCGGCAGCCAGCTGGCGCGGATGTTCGGCCTGGAGCGCAAGGAGGAGGACTTCCCGGGGCAGGTCCTGGAGGTGGGCCGCAACCTGGGCCACACCCACGTGCCCACGCTGCTCTTGGGGCTGGGCATCATCCTGGCGCTGGTGCTCCTGCGGCACTTCCTGCCGAAGCTCCCAGGCCCGCTCATCCTCGTGGTGGTGACCACGGTGGTGGCGCAGGTGTTCCAGCTCCACCACGGCGGCGTCAAGGTGGTGGGCGCCGTCGCCGCCGCGCCGCCGTCGCTGGGGCTGCCCTCGGTGGGCTTCGCCGACGTGCGCGCGCTGCTGCCCGCGGCGCTGAGCCTGGCGCTGGTCAACTACGCCAGCTCCGTGCTCGCCGGCCGCATCTACGCGGACAAGCACCGCTACCACCTGGACAGCAACCAGGAGCTGCTGGGGCAGGCCGCGGCCAACCTGGCCAATGCCTTCACGCAAGGTTTCCCGGTGACGGGCAGCGACTCACGCACGGCGGTCAATGACGCCATGGGGGGCAAGTCCCAGCTCGTGGGCGCTGTCGCCGCGGTGCTCGTCGCCGTGTTCGCGCTGTTCCTCACGCCGCTGCTGCGCAACCTGCCGCTGGTGACCCTGGGCGCCATCGTCATGGTCGCGGCGGTGTATCTGATGGACGTGCGCTCCATCGTCGCGCTGTGGCGGGTACGGCGCGTGGAGGCGGTGCTGGCGGTGGTGACGACGCTGGGGGTGCTGGTGTTGGGAATCCTCCAAGGCATCCTCATCGCCGTGGCGCTGGCGCTGGGCGACCTCATCCGCCGCGCCGCCCATCCGCACGACGCCGTCCTGGGACAGCGCGAGGACGTGTCCGGCTGGCATGACGTGAGCCGGCACGCGGACACGCGGACCCTTCCGGGCCTGCTTGTCTACCGCTTCGATGCGCCCATGTTCTTCGCCAACGCGCGCTACCTGCGCGAGCAGCTCCGCGCGCTGGTGGCCGAGGCGAAGCCGACCCCTCGCGAGGTGGTGCTGGACGCGAGCGCCGTGTTCGACCTGGACGTCACCGCGGCCGAGGGACTGGAGAAGCTGCGGCGCGAGCTGTCGGAGCGCGGCATCGTCCTGGTCATCGCGGACGCGAACGCCCCGTTGCGCGGCATGCTGCGCAGGACGGGATTGATGGAGCGGCTGGGCGAGGAGAACGTCTACCTCACGGTGGAGGCGGCGGTGGCCCGGTTCGAGCAACGGGGGAGCGGGGGCGCGACGCGCGCGGAGGAATCACCCGCGGGTAGAGAGTGTTGA